A DNA window from Mesorhizobium sp. C432A contains the following coding sequences:
- a CDS encoding branched-chain amino acid ABC transporter permease encodes MSAVLNAPVIERGTSASRISAIAVVVIIALLAVAPHFLSAGAVDRMTALFIYVMLAAMWNALAGFGGLVSVGQQVFFGLGAYFTIRLADAGLNPFASLFVSAIIVGAISWPMSLFMLKLKNGEFAIGMWVIAALTHLLVNLDRLVQGETGTSLISLNVYDAGVRRATIYWLAMAAMTALLATLFSLLRGSTGAAIRAIRDNEEAAASVGVRVTGTKRLLFVLAAFGIGMAGALWLATSITFQPKTYFNVQWTAYMIFMVLVGGIGTFEGAILGALLFFLIETWFGGTGVWYLIGLGATAVLFSLFLPRGLWGTLEERFGLRLLPVGYRVRLPANAGDSDATPSPQQTATHSEKA; translated from the coding sequence ATGAGTGCGGTTTTAAACGCCCCCGTCATCGAGCGCGGCACCTCCGCCTCGCGCATCTCGGCGATCGCGGTCGTCGTCATCATCGCGCTGCTCGCTGTTGCGCCGCATTTCCTGTCGGCCGGCGCCGTCGACCGCATGACCGCCTTGTTCATCTATGTGATGCTGGCGGCGATGTGGAATGCGCTGGCCGGCTTCGGCGGGCTGGTTTCGGTGGGACAGCAAGTGTTCTTCGGCCTCGGCGCCTATTTCACTATCCGCCTGGCCGATGCAGGCCTCAACCCGTTCGCTTCTCTGTTTGTCTCGGCGATCATCGTCGGCGCGATCTCCTGGCCAATGTCGCTGTTCATGCTGAAGCTGAAGAACGGCGAGTTCGCCATCGGCATGTGGGTGATCGCGGCGCTCACCCATCTCCTGGTCAATCTCGACCGGCTGGTGCAAGGCGAGACCGGGACGTCGCTGATCTCGCTCAACGTCTATGACGCCGGCGTCAGGCGGGCGACGATCTACTGGCTGGCGATGGCCGCGATGACGGCGCTGCTCGCCACCCTGTTTAGCCTGCTGCGTGGCAGCACGGGTGCGGCCATCCGCGCCATCAGGGACAATGAGGAGGCCGCGGCATCGGTCGGCGTGCGCGTCACCGGAACCAAGCGGCTGCTCTTCGTGCTCGCCGCCTTCGGCATCGGCATGGCCGGCGCGCTGTGGTTGGCCACGTCGATCACCTTCCAGCCGAAAACCTACTTCAACGTCCAGTGGACCGCCTACATGATCTTCATGGTCCTGGTCGGCGGCATCGGCACCTTCGAGGGCGCCATTCTGGGTGCGCTGCTGTTCTTCCTCATCGAGACCTGGTTCGGCGGCACCGGCGTCTGGTATCTGATCGGTCTCGGCGCCACGGCGGTGCTGTTCTCGCTCTTCCTGCCGCGCGGCCTGTGGGGAACGCTGGAGGAGCGCTTTGGCCTGCGCCTGCTACCGGTCGGCTATCGCGTCAGGCTGCCGGCAAACGCCGGCGATAGCGACGCCACGCCTTCGCCGCAACAGACCGCAACACATAGTGAAAAGGCGTGA
- a CDS encoding branched-chain amino acid ABC transporter permease, whose protein sequence is MSNQIVQGILLGGYYALIACGLSFMFSVMRIINLAHGSLAVFSAYALWWLASQFHISPFVGLLIVLPLMAAIGWALQRFLLERSARGGALLPILTTFGLAIVIDNALFEQFGADTRSLAPYIGSLSYDSWEWPGSIYVGKLAVIMFAAAVILLGGLQLFLTRTRLGRSIRATSEDPDTAGLVGVDARRANALAAAIAMVTVGLAGAFLAMRATFDPYTGAPQLLFAFEAAVIGGAGSLWGTLVGGIVLALAQTLGAQIHPQGFLIGGHVAFLIVLFIRLSTSGLGLRGLLRLPARKAS, encoded by the coding sequence ATGAGCAACCAGATCGTCCAGGGCATCCTGCTCGGCGGCTACTACGCGCTGATCGCCTGCGGCCTCTCCTTCATGTTTTCGGTGATGCGCATAATCAACCTCGCGCATGGCAGCCTGGCCGTGTTTTCCGCCTACGCGCTGTGGTGGCTCGCCTCGCAATTCCATATCTCGCCCTTCGTCGGCCTGCTCATCGTGCTGCCGCTGATGGCGGCCATCGGCTGGGCGCTGCAGCGCTTCCTGCTCGAGCGCAGCGCCCGCGGCGGCGCGCTCCTGCCGATCCTGACCACGTTCGGCCTCGCCATCGTCATCGACAATGCGCTGTTCGAGCAGTTCGGCGCCGACACACGTTCGCTGGCGCCCTATATCGGCAGCCTCTCCTACGATTCCTGGGAATGGCCGGGCAGCATCTATGTCGGCAAGCTTGCCGTGATCATGTTCGCCGCCGCCGTCATATTGCTTGGCGGACTGCAGCTGTTCCTCACCCGCACCAGGCTTGGCCGCTCGATCCGCGCCACGTCGGAAGATCCCGACACGGCCGGTCTCGTCGGCGTCGATGCGCGCCGCGCCAATGCCCTCGCCGCCGCCATCGCCATGGTCACCGTTGGGCTGGCCGGCGCCTTCCTCGCCATGCGCGCCACCTTCGATCCCTATACCGGCGCACCTCAATTGCTGTTCGCTTTCGAGGCGGCGGTGATCGGCGGCGCCGGTTCGCTATGGGGCACGCTGGTCGGCGGCATCGTGCTGGCGCTCGCCCAGACCCTCGGCGCGCAGATCCATCCGCAAGGTTTTCTGATCGGCGGCCATGTCGCCTTCCTGATCGTGCTGTTCATCCGGCTCTCCACCTCCGGCCTCGGCCTGCGCGGCCTGCTGCGCCTGCCCGCGAGGAAAGCATCATGA
- a CDS encoding ABC transporter ATP-binding protein encodes MSLLAIENLVVRHGLLQAVRGVNFSIERGETLALVGANGAGKTTLLRAIAGAHEPTAGRVLLNGADITGVPSHKRVGMGVALVPEGRKLFVQMTVEENLLLGKAAGRPGDWSVERVLDTFPNLKPRRHAKTGHLSGGEQQATAIGRALMSNPELLLLDEVSLGLSPLVVDRVYASLQGLISSGTTIILVEQDLNRALSVSDKVICMLEGRVALEGPSKGMSRDEVTKAYFGLHRKSAGSVPA; translated from the coding sequence ATGAGCCTGCTCGCAATCGAGAATCTGGTCGTCCGCCACGGCCTGTTGCAGGCGGTGCGCGGCGTGAACTTCTCGATCGAGCGCGGCGAAACGCTGGCGCTGGTCGGCGCCAACGGCGCCGGCAAGACGACGCTGCTGCGGGCGATCGCCGGCGCCCATGAGCCGACGGCCGGCCGCGTGCTGCTGAATGGCGCCGATATCACCGGCGTTCCCTCGCACAAGCGCGTCGGCATGGGCGTCGCGCTGGTGCCGGAAGGGCGAAAACTGTTCGTGCAGATGACGGTCGAGGAGAACCTCCTGCTTGGCAAGGCCGCCGGCCGTCCCGGCGACTGGAGCGTGGAACGAGTGCTCGACACGTTCCCCAATCTGAAGCCGCGCCGCCACGCCAAGACCGGGCATCTCTCCGGTGGCGAGCAGCAGGCCACCGCCATCGGCCGCGCGTTGATGAGCAATCCGGAGCTGCTGCTGCTCGACGAGGTCTCGCTCGGCCTGTCGCCGCTGGTGGTCGATCGCGTATACGCTTCGCTGCAAGGGCTGATCAGCTCCGGCACGACGATCATCCTGGTCGAACAGGACCTCAATCGCGCGCTCTCGGTCTCGGACAAGGTCATCTGCATGCTCGAAGGACGCGTCGCGCTGGAAGGCCCGAGCAAGGGCATGTCCCGCGATGAAGTGACGAAAGCCTATTTCGGCCTGCACAGGAAAAGCGCCGGGAGTGTGCCGGCATGA
- a CDS encoding ABC transporter ATP-binding protein: MVNGSANAAILRAAGIQKRFGALVVLDDVDFAMNADEAVGIVGPNGAGKTTLLSILSGAFPPSAGTVAFKGGDVTAMPATARCRLGLVRTHQVPKPFSGMTTFENVFVAASHGAGLARDEAYEEALESLKLCGMMGVANRRAETLGLLDRKRLELARALAARPTLLLLDEIGGGLTDGEASELVDTIKELRRRKIGIVWIEHIVHILLQVAERLICMDAGKIIADGEPQAVMADPEVVRAYLGGGPK, encoded by the coding sequence ATCGTGAACGGTTCAGCAAACGCCGCGATCCTCCGCGCTGCCGGCATCCAGAAACGCTTCGGCGCGCTGGTGGTGCTCGACGATGTCGACTTCGCCATGAATGCCGATGAGGCCGTCGGCATCGTCGGTCCGAACGGCGCCGGCAAGACGACGCTGCTCAGCATCTTATCAGGCGCCTTCCCGCCGAGCGCCGGCACGGTCGCCTTCAAGGGTGGCGATGTGACCGCGATGCCGGCTACAGCGCGCTGTCGTCTCGGCCTGGTGCGCACGCACCAGGTGCCCAAGCCGTTCAGCGGCATGACCACGTTCGAGAACGTTTTTGTTGCCGCGTCGCATGGCGCCGGTCTCGCCCGCGACGAGGCCTATGAAGAGGCGCTGGAGTCGCTGAAACTGTGCGGCATGATGGGCGTGGCCAACCGGCGCGCCGAAACGCTCGGCCTGCTCGACCGCAAGCGGCTGGAACTTGCCCGCGCGCTCGCGGCAAGGCCTACGCTGCTTCTGCTCGACGAGATCGGCGGCGGACTGACCGATGGCGAGGCGAGCGAACTTGTCGATACCATCAAGGAATTGCGCCGCCGCAAGATCGGCATCGTCTGGATCGAGCACATCGTCCACATCCTGCTGCAGGTGGCCGAGCGGCTGATCTGCATGGACGCCGGCAAGATCATCGCCGACGGCGAGCCGCAAGCGGTGATGGCCGACCCCGAAGTCGTGCGGGCCTATCTCGGCGGAGGCCCGAAATGA